A stretch of the Oncorhynchus mykiss isolate Arlee chromosome 23, USDA_OmykA_1.1, whole genome shotgun sequence genome encodes the following:
- the dusp29 gene encoding dual specificity phosphatase DUPD1 yields MASHSSKRCATVKKKFVPKTKPPEPVVEYVTPGGYELEKILNRDCMEYTHINQVWPNVWIGDEESAKDKYHLKKLGMTHILNAAEGTWNNVDTGAEYYSDMDVVYYGVVAEDTPTFDLSQYFFSAAQFIDQTLNIPENKLLVHCVMGRSRSATLFLAYLMICKNMTVVDAVDHVKRRRRIIPNWGFLKQLRQLDTYLLEQRDEVTTDKGKGEKKDKESEEDE; encoded by the exons ATGGCGTCTCACAGCTCCAAGAGGTGTGCGACTGTGAAGAAAAAGTTTGTTCCTAAGACGAAGCCACCTGAACCTGTGGTGGAATACGTTACACCTGGGGGCTATGAGCTGGAGAAGATCCTTAACCGTGACTGCATGGAGTACACTCACATCAACCAGGTCTGGCCCAACGTCTGGATTGGAGATGA AGAGAGTGCCAAAGACAAATACCACCTGAAGAAATTGGGCATGACCCACATCCTGAATGCAGCAGAGGGGACGTGGAATAATGTGGACACGGGAGCGGAGTACTACAGCGACATGGACGTGGTCTACTATGGGGTCGTGGCGGAGGATACTCCAACCTTTGACCTTAGCCAGTACTTCTTTTCTGCAGCCCAGTTCATCGACCAAACACTCAACATACCTGAAA ATAAGCTGCTGGTGCACTGTGTGATGGGGAGAAGTCGGTCAGCCACCCTGTTCCTGGCCTACCTGATGATCTGTAAGAACATGACGGTGGTGGATGCCGTGGACCACGTGAAGCGACGCAGGCGTATCATCCCCAACTGGGGCTTCCTGAAACAGCTCAGGCAGCTGGACACTTACCTCTTAGAACAGAGGGACGAGGTGACGACTGACAAGGGAAAAGGAGAAAAAAAGGACAAGGAAAGCGAGGAGGATGAATAG